GAGTGATGTTGCAGCTCTAGATACCAAGtcagagaaaactgaaagtAATTAAGCAGTAAAAATCGTAGCTGGCACAATTCAGCACTGGGTTTGTGACTGTTTCCACCTCAGTCTTCAACCCAAGAGGCCCAAATTGAAAGCACATCGTACATATTGTTCTGGGCTGAAGACATCATGATATGACAGGAAGAGACCCTAAATCCTCTTGAGGAGAGCAGATAAGACACAACTTTTGCATAAACCCGTGGATGACAGCTCAATCCCTCAGTTTTATTGTTACATTAAAAGAACACTATTCAAAGATTCAAGTCAGTCATTGGCCTTGTAAGGGCGATGTGTTCACAGGCAAGCTGCTGTTCCAAAATGACAGCATGTCACTTGCTGGCAATAGCCATGATTTGCTCCtaaaagaggagaagaaaaaggtaagTCATTTGTAAACTAGTAAGAAACAGACATTCTAGAAACCAGCTACAGTCCCTTTCCCTTTTACATATATAGGCAACAGTATTGTCAGCCTTTCTAGCCAAGTGCAGAGCACTCTTCCTATACGCTACCAAAGTAAGGAAGTTGCAACATTCCTTCCGAAGCAGCAAAAACCAGAGGTGTTACCACAGGTTCCGTGCTCGGGGAAGAGGTCTTAATTTCgttttttgctttaaacagagaaacaaaaagaaacctctgagcactgaaGCAGCAACATAGCCTTTCAGTGCAACTATTGAAGACATCTTGCCAGTGGCAGCTACTACACCTTAGGATTTGCTCCTCTTAAAACACTCTCATGGTTCAACTCTGACTGTAACACAAAGGAAACAGGCCACCTGTGTTTAATAGGAAGAAGGTGACTTGATTTGTGGAATAAAACATTCATATCCAGAAACAATGGTTTGAACCTCGTGAAAATCCAGTGAAGGAAATCAGAATTTAGGCAGACAGGCTGCAAACAGAGGGTCTGTGGTTAAGACTGAACCTCCTCACCACTGCCTTCCTCAGGTAATTTCCATTAGAGAGACTTGCACTTCTGCCGTAAGGGAACAATTTCACAAGGcacaaaacagcacagaaacaggtAACTCATTTGTGCCGCACACCACATCTATCAAGTGACCCGATGTCTTAGTGAAGATGAGTCTTCATAGCACTAGGTTTCATAGGGCATTTCTGGAATGCAGCTTAAGTTCCACATTTTCATGCCATAGCAAAATAAAGCCAAAGACTTCTAACCCCTAACTACTGATACAGAGAATAGACACTTAGATTCCTTATCTTCTCTTGTGCTGCAAGAGAAAACAGTTGTGGCTGAGCCATCGGTTATTTAGGAACTCCTCCAGTTCAACTGGGACACAAAACCTCAGTTTGAACGTGATGCATTTTTCTaccaaaaatgtttcatttaaaagaaaaatgaaacaaaagaagtcTTTACAGCTTGTGTATGTTTCATGAATATTCTGGACTCTTCCTACAGCCTTCACAAACGGGAGGTTCTTACCTTGACAGGAGGCAGGGCATTTGTTGCTTGCAATCCCCATGTCCTCAACAATACCAAGGGAGCCAGCTTTGTGGAGTAAAGCCTCTTTAGCACATCAATAGCAGCTATCAAGGAGACATTGTGCCTCTGACGTTCTGTCTCAAACTTTAAGAGATGTTTTAAGGACCCTGGAAAAGATAATTGAATGCTCCTATTAAAACAATTGTGCGTCTTACCTACAGTCTTATagcagtcttcactggcaattgaaaacacagagcagagaaaTGGTCCATCTTAACAAAGGCCTCCTTCTATCAGCCAGTGCTCTTCATCATCATAGCTATCAtcctgcagatttttttttaaagcagctttgaGGTTTGTGGGATGAAAACTGCATCCAAGACTCTCTAACTGCTCCACAGCCAATGGACATCAGAACAGTTTTGCTTCTAAGATACTGGTGCCTTTCAAACACAAGACAGCAGCACGCTTAACCTGCAGTAGAGGTAATGCTTGTCCTGGTGTTAGCAGCAAGGCCTGTAAGACCAATCATCTCACTGCCCTGTCAGTGTCTTGGGTCCTTACCCAGATCGTTCCCATTGAAGGCTGCAGCACTGAGGTGATGAGCTAAACACGCAATATCACCAAAGCCCAGGTTTACACCTTGTCCTGCAAGTGGGTGGACTCTGTGCGCTGCATCCCTGGAGCAAGAGAAGGCAGAAATTTATATCCCTTCTTGAAGAAGGCCATAATGGCAGACAAACCCCAGAAAGGTCAGTGCAGCACCCCTCACAATGAACACCTTACAGCAGCACACATGATTTATCCAGTACCTTTCTGCATGCTGTGCTGAACAACCTGACTGCCTCTCCAGCTGTAAGAAGCAAGACAAAAGAAAGATAACAAAAGGcagttctgaaaagaaaaattataaagaaGTGACTAGCCAAAGTCCTCTCAGCCCATGTGTGGAACAGGCCTTGGTGTTTTGTAAGTGACCTGAGCAcaacaggagatgtattatatCATTGCCACATTTTACAGACTAGAGAGACATCATGAACACACAGAAGTGGGATATCattgaacagaaacaaaatcaaagtcCTTTTATGAGCAGACTTACTTATAAAGGACAAAGCCCGATATGTTGATAAGGGAGTCTTagggaaatgaaataaagtttGGGTATGAGATGTAATATCATTTAACAAGCTATAAAGCACATTGTGCTCCCAGTCACAGAGTGGCTCACAAGttagaaagacaaaaagcatcCAAAGTATAATCCAGCATCCTAGGACTACTGTAAGTGGCCAGTATATTGCAGCTGTGGCAGACAAAAAGTACATGTAACCTCAGAATGCAGAAGATGAGATATTTTCGTGTTTCTACAGGCCACCGTACAAAAGCCTATGACATCCCATCCGGAATAATTTGCAAGTTTTGTAATTTGTTTTAAGAAAGCGAGTTTAAAATCTCAAACTGGTACACAGAATGGCTGCTAAAATGTTTGGGCAAGTACAGGATCAGCATGAGATACTGGATTGTTTTACTGGACTACTCAAACcaggaaagggaaataattaTCTTGCAACTTGCATCGAAAGCTCACACAATGGACAGATTGCTTCTCACACAAAAGGACTTTGTTGGCACAAGAGCACATGAGCCACAATAGTGTCAAACCACAGATTATTTCTAACTATCTGATTTGTTGATGCTGCACTCAAATCATTTGTAATCACATTCAACTGACTCACACGAGGGCTGCTGCTCAGAACCTTACCCAATCAGGGCCACGCGGTGCTGGACATACTCTGTTGCATGCCCCATTCCAAGAGGGAACATGGCTCGGCTCTCTGGATCCACTTTAGCAATGCTTGGGGGTAGCTGACGGACTGCACTCCCCGAGGGCCTCAAGAATGAAAGAGCAGATCGAAACATGGCCCCAGCAGTGTCAATGAAGTCAGAGTGGTTTACATTGCTccactgaaaaaacaaaccaacctttACTTGTTAACCCAAACCAGACATCAAAAGAATCCAATTGCAAAAATCTAGATGAGCTCCAAATACTGAATTTTAACAACCTGTACAGAACTATACAGTAGAAGAAACTATCTTCATCATTTTAGAACATAGAGGCTTCCAACTAGGAGGAGTTTACCTTTCCCACCTTCTGGAAATTTTGTTCAGCTTCTTCTACTAACCTAATTCAGTCCCAGGGCTTCATTCCTTCTTTGCTAAGTGCCTTTGAGTATCATCGTCACCAGGGGAAGGAACTTAAGAACTCACCTCTCCCATTACTATCCCTTAAGCTGTGAGGTTCCATTATATTTCTCATGATTACAACAAAGCCTCATACCTGCCACGAGGCTGATACTCACAAAGGCAGAGTTGATGCTATCCACAAAACTTTCCTCATCCATAGCGAGAAGTTCCGATGCATGTTCATGACCCGTGGACCAGACCAGAGAGCTGGCAGTGTCAGACAACTAGTTCAAGAGAATGTCAAGAGTAAGtatcaagagaaaaagaagcaaaaataaactatCAGTGCAGGGATCTCCCACTTCCCTGCCCCACACCAGTCCCTCTGCATATACTCTTCCAGTCCAACTTGCTGCAAGTGGGAAATACTAAGGATAGACTGAGAGggcagcaagggaaaaaaaaatgctataaCTGAAAAGTAAAGTGCAAGGGGATAAATTCTTAAGAGACAGCAACACCACAGAAAGGCCCAGACAGGAACAGAATTACTAGAAAAGAACAGActaaacataaaaattaaaaagtaataaataaatatggagACCAGAAGTCATCTTACCGGAAGAAGTGCAATTGGCCCTGTGGGAAGGAACCTCTGCCACGCTACGTTATTGTTTGTGGCctacaatggaaaaaaaaaacccaagtggaCACTTACAATTAGAGACCTGGATCACCTGCTTAAGCTGTTCACCTGCTTATGGAAGAGTCAATTAGCAGAATTTCACCTCAGACAAATGAAGAGTTGCCACCACAGCTGACTGGTCATACTGATGCTCAATGTTCTTAATTTCGGCTTCCTTCCGGACTACAGAGTTATGACCATCTGCACCAATCTACAAAACAAAGAGATAAAAAGCAACTTCTTCAGCGCCTCCTAAGAAAGCCAATATTCCAGTCTATAAACCTCAGCCTGCACAAagacattttttgtttattcagaaaaaaaagttgccCAAAAGACCAGAAGAGGTGGCCCCTTCTGCTCTTGTCCAATTCAGCACAGCCTTCCTGCGTCAGGCACTGTGTCCCATAGCATCTCTGACAGTGTTAGCCACTCACCTCATTCAAGCCCTCCACTTATGGAATCAGAACCAAATCCAGGGGAAAGGACTTGGGAGAGAGATGATGCCTgatcaacagaaataaaaagcttaGTTACCAGCAGTTTGGCCTGAAGTCTGCGTCCATCAGCTAACTCAATTTGGACCCAAGGGCTTGTGCCACAGCTGTGAGAGGGGAGGGGCCACGTATACCCCACTGCTCTGCTCCCGTAGAAAACCTCCACCCGGTCTGATGGGAACACAAAGTACCACGGTCACAGCATGATACAGgtatgaaaaaaggaaacataacTACAAAAGCAAAGGCCACGTGTGTCTTACTGGCACCTTAGGACCTGGCCCTACAATTCTCATGGCACCCTAAAAGATCAAACCTGGCCAACCCTTTGTCACTGCAAGGCCCGCTCTGGATAGAAAGCTACAGATCTTTTCATTAAATCTATTTTTGGAGAGACTGTGTTCTAGAGAACTATGTATGAAACTCCTTTTGTGCTGTGTAGCCTTTGGAATACAgattcctccctccccccttaaTTCAAGAAACTGCCTATGTCTCAGAGCTACTCATTAGATTTTTTGCTCCTCTCAGGGCACACAACGGAAGGCAAGTAACTGAAAGCTCTCTGCAAGAAATATTAAAGAAGTTGACCAGTACCTGCTACTGCATCTAACTGTTTTGTGAGAGCAGACATAATGACATCGTTCTCCACTATATAACCCATGTCATCTAAGTCATCTTTCTCAAAAACGATCATGGCTTCTGAACAAGCATCCCACACCTAcgaaggaaaaatacattacaTGAAGCTACACGATGAAGAAGTGCTTCTGCTTTCAGGGACTATGAACGTATCCACCTGAACAGGAAAGGAACATGGCAATCTAGAAATACAGAACTAGAGGAAACATCCAGGGCTACCATCTATTCCCAGCAACTGAAGTACATCACAGAATTCCTTTCATACAATGATCTAGCCGCGTCTCAAAAACTAACTGCAAATAAAGTTTTTTATCCCTACTTCCTTTCTACATAATTAGTACATAAAGCTCCCCTACCACCTTGCTGTGGGTTACCCCAGCAGACAGCTCAGCCTCATGCAGCgcctctctcactcccccacaGTGCGATGGGGAAAAGAATTGGAAAAGTGAGGTAACTCATGGGTTAAAATAAAGTCgatttaataggtaaagcaaaagttgtatgtggaagcaaagcaaaacaaggaattcattcactgcttcccattGTCAGGCAGGTGCTctgccatctccaggaaagcagggctccatcacacttAACAGTTACTTGAGAGGACAAATGCCATTACTTcaaatgtatgtatgtgtgtgtgtcctttcttcctttcaccagcttttattgctgagcatgatgccatgtGGTGTGGGGTATCCCGCTggtcagttgggatcagctcttcctgctgtgtcccctcccaactacTTAAGCACCCCAGCCTGTTCACTGGTTAGGTGGTAGGAGAGCCAGAAAAGGCCtcgactctgtgtaagcactgttCAGCAACAGCCTGTGTTATCAACAGTTTTCatcacaaacccaaaacacagcaccatacaAGCtgataagaagaaaattaactctgtcccaaccaaaaccaacacacacCTTTTATTTCCTGGCAAGTACCTCTGCATCAATATCTACAGCTTCCATTAAGAATAAACGTTTCATCTTGTAACATCAAGACTCAGAGGATGGGAATTTGAGATTAGACTGCTACCCAAAAAAACTAACAGGAATCATTATAAGCATAACCTGCCCTTTGCCAAAGTAAAAAAACTTTGGATCATTAATGTAAGTACTTCTAAGAAGTTACAAGAGACAGACATATTGTATGtttgcagcccaaagtaaggcaCCTGCATTCGCTGGAACGGTTTGAGTCTCAGGCTGCAGACGTGATCCCAGGCACCAAAACCTGAAAAAGGACACAAATGCATGGAAATACAGGTTCACATCTGACACTGAGACCCAAACAAAACTTCTCCCTCCCTGTCTATCAATGCCCAGACTCTGCCTGCGCCATCCCCAGACAGGGCCAGGTCTGCCTCAATACTGTCACAGCTCCAGCATCACATTATTTTACTGTTAACACATGCCAGCAGAAGAGAATCAAGTGCTTTCCATGGACAATGTGATTTAAAAGTCAACTCTTACTGCCCCATCACTGACTAATAAAACAGACACACAAATGCATGGCCATCattgtttaaaacatttctttctccaTAAGGAATCAAGGCtcaaatctttctttaaaatgaaaattaatcagAAGTGAGGTACCAGACTACAGAGCACTAAGTATGTGCATCTTTTGTGAACACAGCATTCCAGATGCTGTAGATAGCACCTCACAACATCCTGCTGGGCTAATGTCACAAATAATTATATAACAGATCAGACCAAGATACCAGAAAACAGATCCCTGTTATCAATTTAATTCAGTTAATCACCACAACTCAGCATACAGAATACTGAAAGACAAAGGCACACAATTCTGTTGAGTTTAGGATGAAGGCAGCACATGTTCAAAGGGGTTTTATCAAAATCAAATTGAAAGCAGCTCAAGCATACtgttaaaaacacaaacagTAGCAAACATACTTACTGCTTAGGAGGGTTACTGATCCTGGGGAGATCGAACTGACCCTGTTACTGTAGGTGTCTGGCACATGGTTGTATTCTTTCCGAGGACCAGCCTCCAGCAAAGCAATCTTCTTATCATGAAAGTGGATATCGTGCCCTAAAATAAGCAAATACATGCTTTGCTACAACACTCCTGCCAAAAATCGCATTCCTTATTCCTATATCAGTAACAGCTATATGTTTTTGTAATAAGATAAGAGTAGCTGCAAAACTcaataaagaaatgcatttatgaTACAGGTTTTGACCAGGCAAGTAAACTTCCGTATTTAAAAACTTCCTGACTACAATCCTGTCACTGAGACAGACAAACCTTCTGTAGTTAAAGCACGGAttagaagttttctttttgtacaaAGTTCACATTTTGGTACAAATTTATGCCTAGCTTGTTACGCAAGTTCATTATTGAAGTATTGATGGGCAAAGTCTGCAATGCAACTCCATACTCAGAACACATTTTTCAGAGCTTAAACATAAATTCACCACTTAGAACGGGAGatcaaaataaaacttctgtgCTCCTTAGCAACtacattgttttctttatccTTATACACTGGTAGTGGGATAGCACTGGCAGTTTAGACTTTTACTTTCAGTtaaagagaactgaaaaagaataaagagatGACTCAAGTAGAGTAAATCACACTAGCTGAGTGAGTCATTCTTACTGCATCTGACTGCTATAGCCACAGAACCGTGTCCTTAGAACATGCGGAGTTTGCTGATACTGCAGCCTAGTAATGGGAGTATCCTGAGCGTTTTCTAGATTATGCAAAACATAACCTCAACTCTTCAAAGGTCTCAAACCCGCATGTTAGCCTAAGGAATCACTGCTGGGGGTGGGGAATCCTTATGCTAGTTCATTTCCACTGTGGTCAACCACACAAGCACAACAGTAAGTGTGCAAGGTAAACCCTTACACTTCCAAAGCACTTACTGCTCAAGACTTTTGCTCCCCCTCTACTCCGCACTCTTCTTTAGGTTTCTGTCACTATTACACCTTCTGAAACAATGTTACAAATAAACTGACAGTACTCTCAGGATCTTTAGTGATACAGAGCAAGCACAAATCCACTGAATGTGGTATTCCAGTGTTACAGGGTTAGAGAATAATTGATTTCTCCGAAGCAAACCTAGGATCAGAAAAACATATCCGGCAATGGCTGAAATTACGCATTGGCAATTTAGGGGTGACTGTGCTTGACAGAATCACAAGTAGCCTACAGAATTCAAAGTAATGGCTGCATtaacatataaatacatacacacacacgtataAATAGGACATGGCTCATCACAACGATCAGCTAACCAAACAGCTCCAAGTCTGCTTTCGAGTGCTGTCACAAGAAGACGCAGGAATAAGGAAACTCTACAAAAGGATCTTGAACATTAAGATCGTGATAACTGCGTAGTTACATCACACCACCACCAACACAGATAAATTAAGGTCGAATCATAAGAGCAGCCGATATGCCACACGGTGAACCGTGTGGGCTTTGGGAAAGCCCCGCTTTGAAGTTTCGGACACAAAACCCGCGACTCGCTGAACTCGCCCCACGCGGTGCAGGGGACCCGAACACCCCCGTGACCTCTGCACCAGGAGCGGGAGGAGACACCGCCGCCGGCTGCGCAGCCGCGACCGCAGACCTGAGGGGCCGGCACCGAGCCGGGCCGTTGGCCCAGGCAACACCGACCGCGGCGGCCGAGAAGGTCACCGGCTTACCCAGCACGGCGGCCATGGCGCTCCCGACCATGCCCCCGCCGGACACCACCACATCGTAGAGCGGCGtagcggcagcagcggcagcagcccGGGACAATAAAGGAGCCCGCTGGCCGGCCAGCAACCGCCCACAGAGAGGGGCCATCAGCCCCCTTCCGCACACAGCCGCCATCGCTGCGGAAGTGACCGCGCACCCCCGAACGGAAGTAGCTCCGGAAAACCATGACAACGCGACGTACCTAGGGACGAGCGCTACACAAAACACCTCCTCCCGAGGGCCAATGAGCGAGCAGTGTATGCTTCCCATCTTGGAGCTTGATTGGCTGCTGATGCCAAAAAGGCGGGCCTAGGGCGCTGCCGGCTTCGCTGATTGGTGGAAAGCGGAATAAGTGCTGTTGGAGGACTGAGGCGGCGGTCTGCAGGTGAGGCTTGATCTTGGTGGTGGTGCTCAggggtccgggtccgggtccgggtccgggtccgggtccgggtccgggtccgggtccgggtccgggtccgggtccgggtccgggtcctCGCAACGAGTATCTctctattttgtttcctttcaggtGACTCGGCATCCCCTCAGGCCGTAAGGGACCGACTGCTGTGCTTCCTGCCACCGGGCgaggagctgggagcagcctgTCAGGATGGGGGGCCAGCAGTCCCCGCTAGAGCCGGGCTTACTGCACCAGGCAAAGTTATGGAATGATCTCGGAGTATCCGAAGAGGATGAGGAGTTGGAGGGTCTCAGGCAGGAGACAGCAGTCCTGCGTGGCAGGCTGTGGGAGGCTCTAAGGTAGGATGGCATGTGGAATTCCTACTGCTTCTGAAGTGGAGCATGAAGTCCCAGGATGCACATATATAGTATCAAAACACTGACCACAAGCATATTCACACATGAATATGAGAAGATGGGGCCAATAGGTGCCCAGATAAGCAGCGTTCACGTAAAATATGAACAACACAAATCCTGTTCCTGCTCATCCCCTAATCATGCTTAAAATTTGCTAGCAGGTCACACACATTTCACAGCATCCACCATTCAGAGCTGTGGTGTCTCCAACATGGAGCTTTCAGACTTCTTTCTCAGTGACGTTCACTAGCAGGTCACACACCCACACTCTTACAAAGGAAATTATGTATGAAGAACAGAGTGCAGCAATCACCAGCCAAGTGTATGGACCAGGAGTACAGTTACACATGATTGGCACCTTCTGTTTCCCCCCTTTCCTGTACTTGTTCCACCCTTATCCATCTCAATCCTTCATTTTACCTGCATTTATTCCTTCCCTAAATATCTTGTTTTACTGTTTCATAATCACTCTCAAACATCCCCACAGAAGTTCGCTATTTCAATGAGACCCAGGACagtcctgtttttttttcttgcaatcAATTTATATGGTCTTCCTAGTTACAAATTTTCCAGCTGAACCTGTTAAGAGTTGCACCAACACAGTTCATTGCAATGGCTCTTCCATCAGCATCTTGGGAATGCTGGTGTTTGGTGCAGTTTGTTAGGATTTGTGTGCCTAATTTATTGCCTGTCCTAAGTTTGTCTTTAATGTTAAGTAGCTATCAGCCAGATAACCAGAAAGTTTCAACTTCAGGGATTACTTGTAGCTTTTTCTGGCAATAGCATGCTAGCAGCAAAGTAAACTGCATTACAAAGCTAAGTAGGCATAACCACCATTTCAtacactgaaaacagaagcaggcAAAGCTCTGCTTACCTACTTTGGtagcaaagcaaaatacagagctTGAAAATTATAAACCTTAAGCCTGTCTTAACTACCAGATCAGCTACAGTGTCATTCTTTTAATCAACAGTGTCTcctataaaatatatatatcttttaaaataattccacTTATTTCCCCTTCATGATGTCTTTGTCTTAGTCGTACATCTGGTAACAAAAGGCAGTCCAGTTCTTTGACTGACCTCACCTTGGACAGTACCTGGGATCAGCAAAAGCCTCCCTTGTTTCCTAAATCCCGCTTGAGGCCAAAAAGTGCTTCCTCTCCCTGGATTCCTTCCATCACCATCCCTCAGCCTTTCAAAATGACACTGCGGGAAGCTCACAAAAAGTCCCAGTTGATGAAGTCATACATGTTTCTTGAACTAGACAAACAGAAAGACCAAAGGCAAAGCCAGGATGAAGCTGAATGTCAGAAACAGTTTCGGGCACAGCCTGTACCTGCACATGTGTTTCTGCCCCTTTATCAAGAAATAATGAAGCAGAATGAGATTCGCAGGCAAACagcaacacagaaaagaaaggagctgCTACTTTCAACCCTGAGGCCCTTCAGCTTcctggagaaggaggagaaaaagaaagaagctatCAGACAAAAGTTCCTGGCAGCAGCAACCCCAAATGACAACTCCAAACAGAAGCAAGCCAGTAAAAAACTTCCTAAATCTACTTATGGCCCACTTCTTGGAGATAAACTCAAAGGTAAAATGCCAGGGCTCTTCCTGTTAACTCCCTGCCTGTCCCTTGGTATCTCCATGCTGGGAGGTAGAATCATGGCTCATAGGGCATTAGCTGGAGTATAAAGCCAGTGTCATTACATCTCCTTGTGTTGTCCAGTCTCCTGCGTATCACTGGTCCTTGCATTTCACCTAGATACCTTTACAGTAGTGGCCACAATTTAGTAGTCTTGTacccatggcagcagcagcggtTCTGTACCACTCCCCAGACAAGTGGGTACAATGAGCTTTTTAGACAGATTTCCATACCCCTTGTGCTGCAAATCATGCTAGCTTGGGAATCTTTCCCTGCACTGGATTCCATACCTTTGATTAATCTAAAGAGACATAAATGATTTGTGGCACAAATATGAAGACATATGTAGTACCAGAAGTGTCCCAAGGTCTGTGCAGTATCTTGAAACTGACAATTTTAGTCCCATTCAAGTGATCTGTGCTGCACAGGATCCCTAGGAGAAAAATACTTCCTGAGCCAAAATGAAGCTGTTAGTTCAGTTTTAAAGTGATGGTGCAGTAATCCTGCCATtctctgatgttttcagttacctTCCCACTTGCTCTCCAGCTTCTTAAGTGCTAAACCAGTGGAGGTAGGTATCAGGACCATTCTGGTCAGAGGGACAGCCAAGGAAAATTTCCTGATGCTCACATTCTTTCAGATGGCTTAAGGTCCCCCCCACCCTGTTGTAAGTTTGAAGCAAACAATGCAGACTTCATgcttgaatcacagaatcacagaatcccaagggttggaagggaacccGTCCTTGATAATTCTTACTGTTTTTCTCACCCCCGcttttttttcaccatttcccACTGATTTCTTCCTGAGTACACCATGTACATAAAAATGAACACCAGttcatttttcatcagaaaacatTCTGTTGTGGCATAATGAACTAAATAGATTAGAAAGGTAAAAGAGAGCAAAGGACAAGctactgttttgtttctggtatatggggagggaggaggaatgaACATTTCATACCTCACTCAGTTCAAAGTTATAAATAGACTCAAAAATACTCTTAGTTTGCAAACAGCagtattgatttctttttttttttcataaaagcaaaaagccaCCCCAAGGCCAACTGTCTGCATTTTTACAAATGTTTACTGCggcacaggaaaggagtcactTGAGACTATACATTGAAACCCATTCCTTCTATGAAGTTTGTCACAGAAGTCACAAGACATGATCCATCCACCAAACGCTCCTCACTTAAAATCTTTTCCAATATAGACAAACACTGCTAAATCTTAATATAGAAAAGGCATCATCCATCGTCACAAGTGTATCTGAACAGCCCATGTAGATCTCACACTCAACATAATGACATAAAGTCCCAGGTGAACCTTGATTAACACAACAATCCTGCAAGACAAAGGGCATAAGTTGTCTGATACCCCTAA
The Lathamus discolor isolate bLatDis1 chromosome 6, bLatDis1.hap1, whole genome shotgun sequence DNA segment above includes these coding regions:
- the COQ6 gene encoding ubiquinone biosynthesis monooxygenase COQ6, mitochondrial; its protein translation is MAAVCGRGLMAPLCGRLLAGQRAPLLSRAAAAAAATPLYDVVVSGGGMVGSAMAAVLGHDIHFHDKKIALLEAGPRKEYNHVPDTYSNRVSSISPGSVTLLSSFGAWDHVCSLRLKPFQRMQVWDACSEAMIVFEKDDLDDMGYIVENDVIMSALTKQLDAVADRVEVFYGSRAVGYTWPLPSHSCGTSPWVQIELADGRRLQAKLLIGADGHNSVVRKEAEIKNIEHQYDQSAVVATLHLSEATNNNVAWQRFLPTGPIALLPLSDTASSLVWSTGHEHASELLAMDEESFVDSINSAFWSNVNHSDFIDTAGAMFRSALSFLRPSGSAVRQLPPSIAKVDPESRAMFPLGMGHATEYVQHRVALIGDAAHRVHPLAGQGVNLGFGDIACLAHHLSAAAFNGNDLGSLKHLLKFETERQRHNVSLIAAIDVLKRLYSTKLAPLVLLRTWGLQATNALPPVKEQIMAIASK